The DNA window GCGGGATCCTCTCTGATGTGACCATCGCCCGGACCGATGAGGACACGTACCACATCGGTGCCAACGGCAACCTCGACGCCGCCTGGCTGCGCGAACAGATGGACGCACGCGGCGTCCGGCTGGAGCTGCGCGATGCCCACTCCGGCTCCTGCGGCCTGGGGCTGTGGGGACCGCAGGCCCGCGAGGTGCTCTCCACGCTGGTGGATGAGGACATCTCGCATGAGGCGTTCAAGTTCTACCGCTGTCGGGAGCTGAGCGTCGGCGGAGTGCCGGTCCTGGCCATGCGGCTGAGCTACGTCGGTGAGCTGGGCTGGGAGCTCTACGCTCCGGCCGAGTTCGGACGCTATCTCTGGGACGAACTCATGGCAGCCGGCAAGCCCCACGGCATCCTGCCGGTGGGACGGCGAGCCTTCGAGAGCCTTCGCCTGGAGAAGGGCTTCCGGCTCTGGGGCACGGATATGACGCGTGAGCACACCCCGGCGGAGGCGGGGGTGAGCTTCGCCGTCCGTGGAGCCGCCGCAGAGAAGCTGGCCGCCGAGGGCAAGGATGTTCCGTCGCGTCGTCTGTCCTGCCTGCTGCTGGATGACCCTTCCGAAGTGGTCATGGGTCACGAGCCGGTCTATGCCGAGGGGGCGGCCTCCGGCCAGGCTCCGATCGGCTATGTCACCAGCGCCGACCAGGGCTACACGATCGGGCAGTCCATCGCCTACGCGTGGCTTCCGGCGGAGCTGGCAGAGGTCGGCTCGCGCGTGGAGATCGCCTACTTCGATCGCAGGATCCCCGCATCTGTGGCTCAGGAGCCGCTGCTGGATCCCCAGGCGCTGCGCATGCGGGCTTGACCGGACGCGGCAGAAAAAGGCCCTTCGAAATTCTCGGCAGGGCCCCTTTCTGCAACAACATTGCCGTAACACAGCTCGCCTATAGTGGTGCATCGTGCATACGCCTGATTCCGAGAAACGTCATGACGATCGCCCTCTGGCCACGGAGCGGACCATTCCACATTCCCCGCCGGAAGACGTCCTCGGCGTCCTGACCGGAACCTTCCTGGCCGCCCTCGGCCTCTACCTCCTTCAGGAGGCAGAGGCCGTGACAGGTGGGACGGCGGGCTTGGCGCTGCTGCTGACCTATGCCACTCCGCTGAGCTTCGGATGGCTGTTCGTCCTGGTGAATCTGCCCTTCTTCCTGCTCGCGCTGTGGAAGAAGGGGTGGCGTTTCACGCTCAAGACCTTGGTCTCAGTGGCGATCGTCTCGGTGTTCTCAGAGGTGAATGAGTTTCTGCTGCCCGTCCCAGACATCAACCCCATCTACGGCGTCGTGGCGGGGAACCTGCTGCTCGGTGTGGCGCTGCTGATCGTCTTCCGGCACGGCTCCAGCCTGGGTGGTTTCAACGTCTTGGCGCTGATCGCACAGGAGCAGTTCCATCTGCGGGCGGGCTATGTGCAGATGTCTCTGGATCTGGTGGTGATCCTGCTGGCGCTGACTGTGATGGCGCCCAGCGGTGTGGTGCTCTCGGCGGCAGGCGCCGTGGTGCTCAATATCGTGTTGGCCTTCAATCATCGTCCGGGGCGCTACAGGGCCTAGCTCGGTGGTCCCGCCGCACATGAATGTGCCGCCCTCCCGGCGGGGGAAGGCGGCACATTCTCGCGACTGGTGAGGCGTGGCCTCAGAGGCCGAGGCCTGCGACCAGATCGGTCACGGTCTGGCCGATTGCGCCGACCGCTCCGAGCACGTCTGTCAGAAGTCCACTCACCATTCAGATCACCTTCCGGTTTTCCTCGCTGCGGTCCACGACTGTCATGGACCGATCTGTCAGGCAGCTGGTGCGGCCAGGTACCGAGATTCATCCTGACAAGACGCTGTTACGAGGGAATGCGGCATACGTTACGCGCCGGTAGAACAGGTTCTGTTCAGCCGCCCGTCGTCTCGGCTCTGCTCGTCCGCTGATGATGGACACCGTGAGTTTGGGGTGCGAGCATCTTCCGATGGATATCACACAGTATTGGGACGGGTGGGACCCCATCGTCCACACTCTTGTCACCGTCGTCGCCGGTTATCTGGCGCTTCTGGTGATGCTCCGGATCTCTGGTCCGAGGACCATGGCCTCGATGACCCCGCTGGACTTCATCGTGGCGGTGACCATCGGATCCGCGTTCGGCCGCACACTGACCGCCGTGGACGTGCCCTTGGCGCAGACGGTCCTGACGCTGGCGCTGCTCATCGTGCTGCAATGGCTGTTGGCGCTGGTCCGCGGGCGCGCTCCGGCAGTGCGCAGGCTTCTGGACTCGCCTCCGGTCCTCATCTATCACGCCGGCGAGTTTCAGCGGCGGGCAATGCGGCGCCACCAGCTGGTCGAAGATGACGTCCACACTGCGGCGAGGACTTCGGGCCTGGGCTCCCTGGATGAGGTGGCTGCCGTCATCCTGCAGCAGGACGGGGGCCTCGCCGTCATCGTCGAGGGACAGATGGGGGATGGTTCGAGCGTCCTGCCCTATGTCGAGGACGATGGCGCTCCGGATCGGCCGGGAAAGCCTCGATAGGGTAGGGGTATGACCTCTCCTGTCTCCTCTGATGCGCTCCGCCCTGCAGCCGGCCCCAAGACGGTGGTGGCCGCTGCCCTGATGCGTCGCGTCCACGAGCATCAGGATGATGCTGACGGTGTCCGGCAGATGCTCATCGCTCGCCGCACTGCTCCCGAGTCGGTGGCGGGCCTGTGGGAGTTCCCCGGAGGCAAGCTCGAGCCGGGGGAGAGCCTGCGCGCCGGCGTCGTGCGTGAGCTGCAGGAGGAGCTCGGCGTCGAGGTGGAGCTGGGCGCCGAGGTCACCGGACCGGGGCATGCCGGCTATTCGGCGGAGACCGGCTGGCGGCTGACTGAGCGCCATACGATGAGGCTCTTCGCCGGTGTCGTGGCTGAGGGGGAGCCGTACCCCTTGGAGGACCATGACCGGCTGGACTGGGTTCCGCTGACCGAGGAGCTGCTGGAGTACCCCTGGATCCCGGCGGACCGGCCCATCGTCGAGCAGCTCATCAAGGACTATGGCCGCTGAGGGCTGGCGCCAGCAGAGTTGCCACGTGCCGGATCGCACCGGGCTCTTCCTCAGAACGCGCCGAAATAGGCGATCTGCGGAAGCTCGGCGGGGTGATCCGCTCAGTCTCAACGGGGCCTTAACTGGGTGACGCCTGCGGAAGCAGTGAGGAGGGCCTCTGCTGTGTGAAGTTGTCCTCAGAAGTCCGGGAAATAGCCTCTTCGCCCCCAGTTCGCTCTCCTGAGCTAGTTTAAAGACTCCCGTAGATTCCCGCAAAACCCTTCCAAATCATGGTGAAAAGTGGGAGAAAAGTGGGACTCTCGTGCCGGGCCACGCTCGGTCATCAAAGACTCGCTCTTTGCCCACCGCCGACGCTACTCGACATGAACGACAGCCCTTGATCTCTGAGAAGCGCATGTTGACCAGGTAGAGCATGTTGAAGACTTCTGCCGAGGAGGCACACTGAGCTGGGGCTGATGCAGGAACAGGTGACAGTTCGCTCTTAGGCCGCCAGGGCGACGGCTTGTTCCAGTAGGTGGGCTTCAAACTGTACTGGGGTCATCCGCCCCAGCTCCTGCTGCTTCCTCCTTCGGTGATAGGTCTTCTCGATCCAGGTGACGATCTTCATCCGCAGCTGCTGACGGGTCGCCCAGACCTCACGGTCCAGGACATTGTTCTGCAGCAGTGAGTAGAAGGACTCCATCGCTGCGTTATCCCCGGCAGCACCGACTCGGCCCATAGAGCCGATCAGCCCGTGCTGCTCCAACACTCGGGTGACTTTCTTCGCTCGAAATTGGCCGTATTCAAGTGGTCGTCGCAACACCTACCTGATGGAGGTGTTCGATGGGCATTGGCCCAAGGCAGAAGAGGGCAAGGGAATATCGCGGTCAGATCGTCTCTCCTGGGCGCCCAACGGTGGCTTGGCGCGAGGACCGTGTGCGGTTCTGGCAGGCCATCGCTGCAGGAGCTAAGACCCGAGAGGCCGGTGAAGCCGCCGGTGTCTCCGAGCCTGTAGCTCACCGTTGGTTCCGACATGCTGGTGGCGTGAATCCACACTTGGCCTCGACTGTTTCCGGACGGTATATCTCCTCCTCTGAACGGGAGGACATCGCTTTATGGCGAGCCCAAGACAGCGGGGTCCGTGAGATCGCCCGTCGGCTGGGGCGTAGCCCATCGACGATCTCACGGGAGCTACGGCGTAACGCCTCGACCAGGACCTATCAGCTGGAGTACAAGGCCTCGATTGCTCAGTGGCATGCTGAGCGGCGCGCCCGCCGTCCGAAGACCGCGAAGATGGTCACCAACGACCGGCTGCGCCAGTACGTCCAAGACAAGCTCAGCGGTGAGATCATCACCGCCGAAGGTGAAGTTGTCGGCCCCGAGGGCCCGGCCTGGGATGGAAAGAACAAGCCCCACCGTGGGGACCGTGAATGGGTCACCGCCTGGAGTCCGCAGCAGATTGCCAAGCGGCTGCCACTGGAGTTCCCCGATGACCCGACCATGAGGATCTCTCATGAGGCG is part of the Nesterenkonia lacusekhoensis genome and encodes:
- a CDS encoding YitT family protein → MHTPDSEKRHDDRPLATERTIPHSPPEDVLGVLTGTFLAALGLYLLQEAEAVTGGTAGLALLLTYATPLSFGWLFVLVNLPFFLLALWKKGWRFTLKTLVSVAIVSVFSEVNEFLLPVPDINPIYGVVAGNLLLGVALLIVFRHGSSLGGFNVLALIAQEQFHLRAGYVQMSLDLVVILLALTVMAPSGVVLSAAGAVVLNIVLAFNHRPGRYRA
- a CDS encoding DUF421 domain-containing protein — its product is MDITQYWDGWDPIVHTLVTVVAGYLALLVMLRISGPRTMASMTPLDFIVAVTIGSAFGRTLTAVDVPLAQTVLTLALLIVLQWLLALVRGRAPAVRRLLDSPPVLIYHAGEFQRRAMRRHQLVEDDVHTAARTSGLGSLDEVAAVILQQDGGLAVIVEGQMGDGSSVLPYVEDDGAPDRPGKPR
- a CDS encoding (deoxy)nucleoside triphosphate pyrophosphohydrolase; its protein translation is MTSPVSSDALRPAAGPKTVVAAALMRRVHEHQDDADGVRQMLIARRTAPESVAGLWEFPGGKLEPGESLRAGVVRELQEELGVEVELGAEVTGPGHAGYSAETGWRLTERHTMRLFAGVVAEGEPYPLEDHDRLDWVPLTEELLEYPWIPADRPIVEQLIKDYGR